The Terriglobales bacterium nucleotide sequence GCGGCAGCGAATACACCGGATATGGCGTGGTGGAGCAAGCTGCCGACGGCACTCTGCACTTCGTGACCTGCGGAACAGTGAAGCTCTCGCCGAAGCAGCCCATGCCGCAGCGCCTCGGCCAGGTCTTTCGCTTCCTCTGCGACATCATTGAGCAGCATCACCCCAACATGGTGGCGATCGAGGACGTCTTCTACGCCGTAAACGCAAAATCCGCCCTCAAGTTGGGACAAGTGCGCGGTGTGGCGATGCTGGCTGCTTCCTCTCAGGGATTGGAGGTGGCAGAGTACGCGCCTTTGTCGATCAAGTCTGCGGTGGTCGGCTACGGCCGCGCGGACAAAAGCCAGGTGCAGCACATGGTGACAGTCTTGCTGAAGTTGCCGGAACCGCCGGAATCGCCCGATGCCGCTGATGCCCTGGCCATCGCCATCTGCCATCTGCACACGGATGGGACACTCAGGCGCATGAAGGGGGTCCACTAGAGTCTCTCGCGCTTGCAACCATTACAATGTTTATCTAGTGAGAGCCTTTGGATTGTTTCGCAAGGACATTAGCATTGTCCGCTTCTTCAGCTGTTTGCTTCTTCTGGCGCTCGGTGTGGGAATTTCCAGCGGCGCCGCGCAATCGCCTGCTGCTCCCATCGAGTCTGCAAGGTCGGGCGCCATCACCTTCACCTTTGACATGCCCCAAATTGATCCCAGCCACTACGTCATCGTGGTGGACTCCGGTGGCCATGCCAGTTATGAATCCCACAGTCAGGATCCCGACGATCCTCCCTACCACATTGAATTTCGCGTATCGGATGCTGGGCGTGACAGCCTGTTCGCCGCTGCCCGTGAACTGAATTATTTCCGGGGCGACTTCGACTACCGAAAGTCAAAAATTGCCTTTACCGGAACCAAGAAACTGGAATTCGCCAGCCCGGAGCAGCAGGGTTCGACCACTTACAATTGGTCGCAGGATGTGCGCATCCAGCGGGTGACGCAATTCTTCCAGAATCTCTCAACTACGTTGGAAATGGGGCGGCATCTGAGCGATCTGCATAAATATGACAAACTGGGGATGGATGCGGAATTGAAACGCATGGAAGAGATGGCTCGCACTGGCGACCTGACGGAACTGCAAGTGGTAGCGCCGGTGCTGGAGAAAATTGCCGCCGATCACACTGTGATCAACATAGCCCGGAGGCGTGCTGAAGCGATTCTGGCCCGCGTGCCTTCGTCGTCGGCATCCGAGCGGCCCTAGAAGCGAAGTGGGGCCAGGTTGAAACGGGGGTCGCCGGGCGCTGTTTTTTTGTGTTGCACGCGTCCGGAAGCACCCATTTTGGGTGTCTAATATGTCTAATAAGTAAGATCGACGCGGGGCGCGACTATGTTCACCAGGCGGACGGTACGTGCTCTCCTTTCTGCTGCCGCAATTCTGATCCTCATGTGGCCGATCTCGGTGTTTTCCGATTCGCACGTGCGATTCGTGCGTCTCAGCTACGTCGAAGGCGATGTCCAGATCGACCGCAACACCGGCAACGGTTTCGAGAAAGCCATTCTCAACCTTCCCGTCACGCAGGGTGTGCGCCTGGAGACCGGCGCCGATGGCCGGGTGGAAGTCGAGTTTGAAAACGGAAGCACACTACGGCTGCTCGAGAATTCCCAAGTCAGCTTCGACGAGCTCAGCCTGCAGGATTCGGGGACTCTGATCGATCTGGTCAGGATCGGCGAAGGCACGGCATATGTGAATTATCTGCGCAAAGGCAGCCAGGAGTTCACTCTCGCTTTTGCCGATCAGCGCATTAGGCTCGACCACGCCGTCCACTTTCGTGTCTCCGTAGACAGTCGGCGGGCAGAATTCGCTGTGTTCGGCGGTGAGCTGCCGGTCAGCAACGATCGGGAAATCGCGTGGGTACGCAAGGGTGAAAGCCTAACAATAGACTTGAGCGGTCCGTCCAAATTCGCTCTGGCAAAAGAGATTACGCCAGAGATTACTGATGGTTGGGATAGCGAGAGGGTGCGCTACGAGGCCGCGTACAACCAGACCGCGTCTGCTAACAATCCTTCGCCGTATCAATACGGCTGGAATGATCTGAGCTATTACGGTTCTTGGTCAACGGTGCCCGGCTATGGCTCATTATGGCGGCCGTTCGGAGTGAGCCCGTTCTGGGATCCATTCGATTACGGAGCGTGGGCGTACTACCCCGGTTACGGTTACACATTTGTTTCCAGCTATCCCTGGGGATGGACGCCTTACCGGTTTGGCAGCTGGGTTTGGGTGGGCAACTACGGCTGGTGCTGGCATCCGGGTCACTTCAATGGATGGCAACCAGTGCCGGTGGTGGTGAATCCTCCGGCGTATTGGGCGCGTCCGGTTTCTCCCACGACACCGCCAACTGCGGGCACAACCATCGTGCGAAATGTCCCGGTGAATAGCTTCGGTCCCAGGCCAAATCCTAATGTGCGGGCACCGTTGGTAGTCACGCAGGACAGCATTGAGC carries:
- the ruvC gene encoding crossover junction endodeoxyribonuclease RuvC, giving the protein MRVLGIDCGSEYTGYGVVEQAADGTLHFVTCGTVKLSPKQPMPQRLGQVFRFLCDIIEQHHPNMVAIEDVFYAVNAKSALKLGQVRGVAMLAASSQGLEVAEYAPLSIKSAVVGYGRADKSQVQHMVTVLLKLPEPPESPDAADALAIAICHLHTDGTLRRMKGVH
- a CDS encoding FecR family protein, which produces MFTRRTVRALLSAAAILILMWPISVFSDSHVRFVRLSYVEGDVQIDRNTGNGFEKAILNLPVTQGVRLETGADGRVEVEFENGSTLRLLENSQVSFDELSLQDSGTLIDLVRIGEGTAYVNYLRKGSQEFTLAFADQRIRLDHAVHFRVSVDSRRAEFAVFGGELPVSNDREIAWVRKGESLTIDLSGPSKFALAKEITPEITDGWDSERVRYEAAYNQTASANNPSPYQYGWNDLSYYGSWSTVPGYGSLWRPFGVSPFWDPFDYGAWAYYPGYGYTFVSSYPWGWTPYRFGSWVWVGNYGWCWHPGHFNGWQPVPVVVNPPAYWARPVSPTTPPTAGTTIVRNVPVNSFGPRPNPNVRAPLVVTQDSIERIAQPNNHGAVSAATGAWVTQANSMSIPASSLAPEARPVSSQPWHPTMVSGIAPVGSGVSRTPHATGLSPASGGRSYSSSHSATGSMSGSGMHSSGSTGAHSSGSSSMHSSSGMHGGGKSK